One window of Nocardia nova SH22a genomic DNA carries:
- the mtnC gene encoding acireductone synthase, with product MSAAEHGTVRAVVVDIEGTTSPTSAVREDLYGYTRRRLPQWLADERAGVAAAVIEQTRELAGRPDAGIGEVAEILCGWLNSDVKAAPLKTAQGVICAEGFREGALFGEFFADAPPALRAWHDAGFALYVYSSGSVRNQQDWFAHARGGELASLIAGWFDLANAGAKREPESYRAIADAIDVPAAQILFLSDHPDELDAAAAAGWQVIGVTRAGEPNAPRPPHRWISDLADVDLVAAED from the coding sequence ATGAGCGCTGCCGAGCACGGCACCGTTCGCGCTGTCGTCGTCGATATCGAGGGCACCACGAGTCCCACCAGCGCGGTCCGTGAGGATTTGTACGGATACACTCGCCGCCGTCTGCCGCAGTGGCTGGCCGACGAGCGCGCGGGCGTCGCGGCCGCGGTGATCGAGCAGACCCGCGAACTGGCGGGTCGTCCCGACGCGGGGATCGGTGAGGTCGCCGAAATCTTGTGCGGCTGGCTGAATTCCGATGTCAAGGCCGCCCCGCTCAAGACCGCGCAGGGTGTGATCTGCGCCGAGGGGTTCCGGGAGGGCGCGCTGTTCGGTGAGTTCTTCGCCGATGCCCCGCCCGCGCTACGCGCCTGGCACGACGCGGGATTCGCGTTGTACGTGTACTCGTCCGGATCGGTGCGCAACCAGCAGGACTGGTTCGCTCATGCGCGCGGGGGAGAGCTGGCCTCACTGATCGCAGGCTGGTTCGATCTGGCGAATGCGGGGGCCAAGCGGGAGCCCGAGTCGTATCGGGCGATCGCCGACGCGATCGACGTGCCCGCCGCGCAGATCCTGTTCCTGTCGGACCACCCCGATGAACTCGACGCCGCGGCCGCGGCCGGATGGCAGGTCATCGGCGTGACCCGTGCCGGGGAGCCGAATGCGCCTCGCCCGCCGCACCGCTGGATCTCGGATCTGGCCGACGTGGATCTCGTCGCCGCCGAAGACTGA
- a CDS encoding GTP-binding protein has translation MPETSSSTDLAASVKILVAGGFGVGKTTMVSSISEITPLRTEELITEMSTGIDDLSGVEGKTTTTVALDFGRITIDQNLVLYLFGTPGQDRFWFLWDELARGALGAVVIADTRRLENSFAAIDFFERRGLSFAIAVNCFDNAPIYTTDEVREALDLDAHIPVVLCDARDRSSCKTVLMTLVEHLIARATSSVA, from the coding sequence GTGCCTGAAACTTCGTCCTCGACCGACCTGGCTGCCTCGGTCAAAATCCTCGTAGCCGGTGGTTTCGGCGTCGGGAAAACCACCATGGTGTCCTCGATCAGCGAGATCACGCCGTTGCGCACCGAAGAGCTGATCACCGAGATGTCCACCGGCATCGACGATCTGTCGGGCGTGGAGGGCAAGACCACCACCACCGTCGCGCTGGACTTCGGCCGCATCACCATCGATCAGAATCTGGTGCTGTACCTGTTCGGCACACCCGGACAGGACCGATTCTGGTTCCTCTGGGACGAATTGGCGCGCGGTGCGCTCGGCGCGGTCGTCATCGCCGACACCCGTAGGCTGGAGAACTCCTTCGCCGCCATCGACTTCTTCGAGCGGCGCGGCCTGTCCTTCGCGATCGCGGTGAACTGTTTCGACAACGCCCCGATCTACACCACCGACGAGGTGCGCGAGGCGCTCGATCTCGACGCCCACATCCCGGTGGTGCTCTGCGACGCCCGCGACCGCAGCTCCTGCAAGACCGTGCTGATGACGCTCGTCGAACACCTCATCGCCCGGGCCACCAGTTCGGTGGCCTGA
- a CDS encoding DUF742 domain-containing protein gives MTRFGQPWFDDAAGPLVRPYAVTRGRTMGAGHDLDMLTLVVTVSSGPPLRRVEPEYAEIVRLCRNPQSVAEVSARLKLPLAVTKILVGDLIGEGLLNFRAPARTDTDAGATGELNILRAVLDGIRKL, from the coding sequence ATGACGCGCTTCGGTCAACCGTGGTTCGACGATGCGGCCGGTCCCCTGGTCCGTCCGTACGCCGTAACGCGGGGCCGCACCATGGGGGCGGGACACGATCTGGACATGCTCACCCTGGTGGTGACCGTGTCATCGGGTCCGCCGCTGCGGCGTGTCGAACCCGAATACGCGGAAATCGTACGGCTCTGCCGGAACCCGCAATCGGTGGCCGAGGTCTCCGCGAGACTGAAGCTGCCGCTGGCGGTGACCAAGATCCTCGTCGGTGATCTCATCGGCGAGGGTCTGCTGAACTTCCGGGCCCCGGCCCGAACCGACACCGATGCGGGTGCCACCGGCGAATTGAATATCCTGCGTGCAGTACTCGATGGAATCCGAAAGCTGTAG
- a CDS encoding roadblock/LC7 domain-containing protein has protein sequence MTSSNVGDLNWLLDDLVDRLAGVRYAVVHSTDGLLLGRSTSMSREDAEHFGAMSATLYGLARSAGNRFDGGGVRQAVIELDRAVLFVTAAGDNACIALQANENANLGMVAYEMNLTVQRVGGYLSTDPRHGLAEHVEHRLS, from the coding sequence GTGACTTCTTCCAACGTAGGTGATCTGAACTGGCTGCTCGACGATCTGGTCGATCGCCTTGCCGGGGTGCGGTACGCGGTGGTGCATTCCACCGACGGCCTGCTGCTGGGCCGCTCCACCTCGATGAGCCGTGAGGACGCCGAGCACTTCGGCGCCATGTCCGCCACCCTGTACGGTCTCGCGCGCAGCGCCGGCAACCGGTTCGACGGCGGTGGTGTGCGGCAGGCGGTCATCGAACTCGACCGCGCGGTCCTGTTCGTCACCGCGGCCGGTGACAACGCATGTATCGCATTGCAGGCCAACGAGAACGCGAATCTGGGTATGGTGGCCTACGAGATGAATCTGACCGTGCAACGGGTCGGCGGATACCTGTCCACCGATCCGCGGCACGGTCTGGCCGAGCACGTGGAGCACAGATTGTCATGA